A genomic window from Flintibacter sp. KGMB00164 includes:
- a CDS encoding elongation factor G yields the protein MSYSVQNIRNVCLLGHSGSGKTALIESLLYMTGAIDRMGKCADGNTVCDYDQEEIKRQISITTSVAPLEYKGCKINVLDTPGGFDFSGEVMQALTVADAAIIVCSAKDGISVGLEKAWKYCEERDMPRFIYISKTDEENSDYNATFDALRERFGNKIAPVVVPIWDENKKVTGIIDVLNKRAYEMQNGKRVEIDIPEGKEDVITEFNDALKESVAETSEEFMDKFFSGEDFTYVEMIQGLRQGVRELSLFPVLCGSAVNTMGSLMLMDNIVELMPNPAEGNMRKGVAPDGTKEEFAVAPGGVPCAFVFKTVSDQYGKYSFIKVLSGNITSDLTLVDSRTGNNEKLGRLYIMRGKKAEEVKELSCGDIGAIGKMEKVKTGDTLCDARKVISLAAIPFAEPNYSVAISPKTRGQEDKVAQGLNRLNEEDPSFTVVNNAETHQMVLYAAGDIQVDVLVSKLKSRFNVETELKTPRVPYREKIRKTVSKQGRHKKQTGGSGQFGDVWIRFEPNFDQEEMVFAEEVFGGSVPKNFFPAVEKGLREACVHGPLAGYPVVNLKAVLYDGSYHPVDSSEIAFKTAAQLAYKAAMPEANPVLLEPVGELKVTVPDSYMGDVIGDLNKRRGRVMGMTPTDNGEQVIEAEVPMAEMTSYAIDLRAMTQSRGSFTFHFVRYEDCPPMAQAKAIEAAKAMAEE from the coding sequence ATCACCACCTCTGTGGCTCCTCTGGAGTACAAGGGATGTAAGATCAATGTGCTGGATACTCCGGGCGGATTTGACTTCTCCGGCGAAGTGATGCAGGCCCTCACCGTGGCCGACGCCGCCATTATCGTCTGCTCCGCCAAAGACGGCATCTCCGTGGGCCTGGAGAAGGCCTGGAAATACTGCGAAGAGCGGGATATGCCCCGTTTTATCTATATCTCCAAGACCGACGAGGAAAACTCCGACTACAACGCCACCTTCGATGCCCTGCGTGAGCGCTTCGGCAACAAGATCGCTCCCGTGGTCGTGCCCATCTGGGACGAGAATAAGAAGGTCACTGGCATCATCGACGTGCTCAACAAGCGCGCCTATGAGATGCAGAACGGCAAGCGCGTTGAGATCGACATCCCCGAAGGCAAGGAAGACGTCATCACCGAGTTCAACGACGCTCTGAAGGAGTCCGTGGCCGAGACCAGCGAGGAGTTCATGGATAAGTTCTTCTCCGGCGAGGACTTCACCTATGTCGAGATGATTCAGGGCCTGCGCCAGGGCGTGCGCGAGCTGTCCCTGTTCCCCGTGCTGTGCGGCTCTGCTGTGAACACCATGGGCTCCCTGATGCTGATGGACAACATCGTGGAACTGATGCCCAACCCCGCCGAGGGCAACATGCGTAAGGGCGTTGCTCCCGACGGCACCAAGGAGGAGTTCGCAGTCGCTCCCGGCGGCGTGCCCTGCGCCTTCGTGTTCAAGACCGTCTCCGACCAGTACGGCAAGTACTCCTTCATCAAGGTTCTCTCCGGCAACATCACCTCCGACCTGACCCTGGTGGACTCCCGCACCGGCAACAACGAGAAGCTGGGCCGCCTGTACATCATGCGTGGCAAGAAGGCTGAAGAGGTCAAGGAGCTCTCCTGCGGCGACATCGGCGCCATCGGCAAGATGGAGAAGGTCAAGACCGGCGACACCCTGTGCGATGCCCGTAAGGTCATCTCCCTGGCCGCCATCCCCTTCGCTGAGCCCAACTACTCCGTGGCCATCTCCCCCAAGACCCGCGGCCAGGAGGATAAGGTTGCTCAGGGCCTGAACCGCCTCAACGAGGAGGATCCCTCCTTCACCGTAGTCAACAACGCCGAGACCCACCAGATGGTGCTCTACGCCGCCGGCGACATCCAGGTGGATGTGCTGGTGTCCAAGCTGAAGAGCCGCTTCAACGTGGAGACCGAGCTGAAGACTCCCCGCGTGCCCTACCGTGAGAAGATCCGCAAGACCGTCTCCAAGCAGGGCCGTCATAAGAAGCAGACCGGCGGCAGCGGCCAGTTCGGTGACGTGTGGATCCGCTTCGAGCCCAACTTCGACCAGGAAGAGATGGTCTTTGCCGAGGAAGTGTTCGGCGGCTCCGTGCCCAAGAACTTCTTCCCCGCTGTGGAAAAGGGTCTGCGCGAGGCCTGCGTCCATGGTCCTCTGGCCGGTTACCCTGTGGTCAACCTGAAGGCCGTTCTGTACGATGGAAGCTACCACCCCGTAGACTCCTCCGAAATTGCCTTTAAGACCGCCGCTCAGCTGGCCTACAAGGCCGCTATGCCCGAGGCCAACCCCGTGCTGCTGGAGCCCGTGGGTGAGCTGAAGGTCACCGTGCCCGACAGCTACATGGGCGACGTGATCGGCGATCTGAACAAGCGCCGCGGCCGCGTGATGGGCATGACTCCCACCGACAATGGTGAGCAGGTGATCGAGGCCGAGGTGCCCATGGCGGAGATGACCTCTTACGCCATCGATCTGCGGGCTATGACCCAGTCCCGCGGTTCCTTCACCTTCCACTTTGTCCGTTACGAGGACTGCCCGCCCATGGCTCAGGCCAAGGCCATTGAGGCCGCGAAGGCCATGGCAGAGGAATAA